Below is a genomic region from Thermodesulfovibrionales bacterium.
TTTTTAGGAAAACCTTTTGACCTCTTTACCTTCAGGGCTATCTTTTCTTCAAGCTCGGCGCTTTCAAAAATTGGTAATTCATCCTTTAATTCAGGGTATCTCTTTCTTGATGGATAGGGATCAAGAACCACTCCACCACCAATTGTATCAAGTGGTGATATTCTTCTTATGACAAATCTGTCCTCTGCTGAGGTGATTACGTCCCTGTCAAGTCTGAGCTGCGCATAGGCATTACTGCCTGGCTTAAGCTCATCCCTGTCAAAGAGAATAAGCCTTGCGATCGCCTCTGATGTCCATATATGAAGATGAACAAGACTCCTGTTTTTAATAGCCGGTGCATCTTTAAGAATTTCGATCCTTACATTAAGCAATCTCGTTGGCCTGAATGTATCTGGCCTTGCCACGATATCACCTCTTTCGAGCTCTTCCTTTTCAACCCCCTGAAGATTGAGGGCAAGCCTCTGGCCTGCAAAACCTTCTGTAATGGATTTTCCATGACTCTGGATACCTCTTATTTTTGTCTTTAATCCTGAAGGAAGGATCTCTACCTGATCATCAACCCTCACTGATCCTGATATTGCTGTTCCTGTAACAACAGTACCGAAACCCTTAAGTGTAAAAACCCTGTCCACAGGTAATCTGAAGGCGCCTCCTGAGGGTTTCTGGGGAACCTTAAGAGCAATCTCCTTTATCTTTTCTTTAAGGAGTTCAATATTCAAACCGGTTTTTGCTGAAACGGGTATGATATCAGCACCTTCAAGAAATGACCCTTTCAGAAATTCCCTTATCTCCTCCTGAACAAGCTCAAGCCATTCTGGCTCAACAAGATCAGCCTTATTTAGGGCAACCAGACCAGACTTGATCTTAAGTAGATTGCATATAGCTAGATGCTCCCTGCTTTGTGGCATTATTCCCTCATCAGCAGCAATAACAAATAAAACCATGTCAATTCCTGCTGCACCGGCAAGCATGTTCCTGACAAGTCTCTCATGTCCCGGCACATCAACTATTCCAACAGTAAGACCATCTGGATAATTGAGATAGGCGAAACCAAGGTCAATTGTTATACCCCGCTCCTTTTCCTCCTTGAGCCTGTCAGGATCAATACCGGT
It encodes:
- the selB gene encoding selenocysteine-specific translation elongation factor codes for the protein MPHIILGTAGHIDHGKSSLVKALTGIDPDRLKEEKERGITIDLGFAYLNYPDGLTVGIVDVPGHERLVRNMLAGAAGIDMVLFVIAADEGIMPQSREHLAICNLLKIKSGLVALNKADLVEPEWLELVQEEIREFLKGSFLEGADIIPVSAKTGLNIELLKEKIKEIALKVPQKPSGGAFRLPVDRVFTLKGFGTVVTGTAISGSVRVDDQVEILPSGLKTKIRGIQSHGKSITEGFAGQRLALNLQGVEKEELERGDIVARPDTFRPTRLLNVRIEILKDAPAIKNRSLVHLHIWTSEAIARLILFDRDELKPGSNAYAQLRLDRDVITSAEDRFVIRRISPLDTIGGGVVLDPYPSRKRYPELKDELPIFESAELEEKIALKVKRSKGFPKKELYGWINRELKDIENALKALKEKGQVVEIDGMLFHKASIEDIKNKFIETIREFHNKNPLKPGIQKEELRTGSGMEQKIFDYIIERTPEIIREGEYLRLREFRTAAVDPALKERILNMIKGGAFQPPFKEELAETINIDARKLDDILRLLQQEGLLERINDSFYLSRESHLELFRRLNEFFSKKKELTVSDFRDMLQTTRKYAIPLLEYLDSKKITMRVGDVRKLLKMPKI